In Pseudoalteromonas tetraodonis, the genomic window TTAATATGCGCGGTTTCATTATTAACTGGCTGTAATAACATTACTTACACAACCAATATCGACGACGAGGTTTTATCAGAACACGTTTCAAGCCACATTAAAAAACGTGGTCTAGAGCAATTTTACAGTGTTCAGGACGCTCTCGATAGAGGTGCAAGCCCCCTTGGTGGAATAAAAGGCGAAAGCTGCGATGTATCAGATGATATGCGAACATCCTCAATTAGCTATAACCGTTTGAAATCACAAGCCATAGAATCCCTTAAAAACGATGTGCTTTATTTAGGTGGCAATGCATTTACACTGGAGCAATGCCAATCAGTATCCCGCTACAATTGTGATTTAGCCGTTACTTGTACCGGACAAGCCTATAATTATTAATAGTTCTGAATTATATAATTAAGACTATAACGCTATGTGATTCGTTTTCTCTCATTTCCCCTATCAAACAACAAGCTGTATTTGCCAATGACTTTTTACTTTTTAGCTGCCGCTATTTTATGTGTTTTCCCACAGTGTAAACTCACTGTATTTCGCCAACCATTATGGCAATACTTATTACTGCTAAGTGTTATTACTGCCTATTATCAACAATATATAAATTTAAACGCGGTTGCTGTTATAGCTGTTTATGTGGGATTGTTTCACTTTACGCTATTGGCAACCTCAGCGTTAAAACGTAATGTTCTAACGTCTTTATTTATAACAGCCTCACTCGGGTTGGCCTTACATTGGTTTGCGGGTTTTAATAACCTGCCTATTGTTGTTAATGAACAAATCACCAGTAACGCAATTGCATTTACCTTGTATGCTAATTTTGATAAAGCATTAGCGGGTTTAATGCTGAGCGCTTATTTTTTTGCAAAAAATAAAACGGCAAAGCCAGTGACTATCGGCTACCCTGCTTTAATCATAATTATCACTATTTTAGCGGCGCTTATAACTGCTTTAACGTTAAACCTTGTTGAATTTGCGCCAAAAGTACCTGAATTTTGGTTGTTATTTATAGCTATCAACCTACTTTTTACCTGCGTTGCAGAAGAGGCATTATTTAGGGGGGTGATACAAACTAAGCTTTCAAAACTAATAACCCCGGGCAGGTTTGCATTACTGGCACCGGTGATCAGTACTTGTGTATTTTCACTGGCACACTTTTCAGCGGGTACTCATTATATGCTTGTGGCGGCCGTTGCAGGTTTTGGTTATGGCTATATTTACTATAAAACAAGCCGATTAGAATGGGCCATTTTATGTCATTGGCTCGTTAACGTGTTTCATTTTTTCTTATTTACTTACCCTATGCTGGCAACTCCATCTTAGAATTACAGGCACAAAAAAGCCGCTTAAATTAAGCGGCTTTTGAATCTGTATACGCGATTACGCACTTGGGTAATCGCGGTATGCGCGTTCTATCTTTTTAGCCTGCTTTTTAGAAATACCTAAATGGGCAAGCGCAACACGTAAACGTGCACGCGATAGATCTGATCCTAAAATCTCCATT contains:
- a CDS encoding CPBP family intramembrane glutamic endopeptidase, with protein sequence MTFYFLAAAILCVFPQCKLTVFRQPLWQYLLLLSVITAYYQQYINLNAVAVIAVYVGLFHFTLLATSALKRNVLTSLFITASLGLALHWFAGFNNLPIVVNEQITSNAIAFTLYANFDKALAGLMLSAYFFAKNKTAKPVTIGYPALIIIITILAALITALTLNLVEFAPKVPEFWLLFIAINLLFTCVAEEALFRGVIQTKLSKLITPGRFALLAPVISTCVFSLAHFSAGTHYMLVAAVAGFGYGYIYYKTSRLEWAILCHWLVNVFHFFLFTYPMLATPS